The Caldicellulosiruptor acetigenus DNA window AAAAGAAGAAGATGCATATTTTGTCAAAGACATGAGAAGTGGCAAGAAAACCATAATACACAAAATAACAAAGAAAAACTTTCTCAGCATAGCTGAAAACTGGGATGGAAGATACTTTTACTGGATAGAGGGTGAAAGAAAAAAGGGATTTTTGCAGCAAAGCTGTCGATGGACACTGTATGCTTATGATATTACCACCAACAAAAAGTACTTGATTGATACATGCGGAGAAGGAAATTTGCCTGTGACAAGAGATATGAAAGCTAAATCATCAATCATGTGGAGAGATATATTTGGTCATAACGGGAAGGTAGTTTATGTAAAATACGAAAAAGGAAACAATGGAATTGTTTATCAAGTGATAAAAGTATGCGATGTTGCAACCAAAAAATACTTTGTAGTTGACAAGGTCCCTGAAAGAGAAAATAGGTTTATCTACCCTCCTTCCATTTACGATAGTAACATTGTATGGTGCGTATCTGAACTTGTAAGTACTCATTCCATGGCAACAGAAGATGGAGAGATATACTTGTACAATTTAAAGACCAACGTCAAAAGAAAAATATCGCCAAACAGCGAGCTTGTAATGCCAAGGATATATAAAAACTACGTTGTTGCCCTTCGACTACCAAATAGTATACACTCTCAAACCCAAATAGTTTTATGTGACATCTCAAAACAACCATACAAATGGAAAATTATTGTATACCCTTCCCTATACCCTACAAAAAACAACACAATTTTTACCTTCGCCGACCCCTATATTTCTGGTGGATATCTTTCATGGTATGGCAACTATTTAAAGGATGGAATTTATATCTTTTCGCTAAAAGATTTAAAATATTACAAAATTCCATATCTCAAAGTTCAGAAAGAATATTCCAATAACATCATGCTATACTCAGAGTCACCTGCAACTTCCCTGTTCTTGAGAAGTTATGAAAAGGATAACTCTTTAAATTCTTATAGCGAATATTTGATTTTGAAATAGAAAATCATAGAAAAAGAAAGGTGGCACATTTGTTTGTTGTTGCCACCTTTCTTTTTTGCAATTTCATTCAGGTCCTATTTTTTAATCCTTTCTGTTTGATTATGCATTTGAAGAAGTCTCTTCTTGCTTCTCCTCTGGCTCTTCTGTAATCTCGCTTACATCAATTACCGCAACAACTTCATCCAAGTCTTCTGTTATTTTAATTCCTTCTGGAAGTTTTATATCTCTTAACTTTATAGCTGTTGGTTTTTCATAGCCCATCAGGTCAATTACCAAGTGTTCAGGAATATCCTTAGGAAGCCCTTCTATCTCTACTGTGTCCATTTGTCTTTGCAGCACAAGTCCTCTTGACTTCAAAATCTCTGCGTTTTCAAATATAATTGGCACCTCAACATAAATAGGCTTGTTTTCAGAAAGTATCTGAAAATCCACATGAATTATATTCCCTTTTGTATAATGGGTCTGAACCTCTTTTATAAGAGCAGTTCTCTCTTTCCCATCAATTGAAATCTTTATTTTACCAGCCAAACCTTTTTGATGATATAATTTTTCAAACTCCTTTTTAGAAACGTATCCAGGAAGGCTCTTTATGTCATCACCATACGCAACAGCAGGGATATATCCTTCTTTTCTGAGTTTATTTAAATTGCTCTTTGTAAATACGTCCCTTCTGTTGTAGACAAGTACTGGTTCCATAAAGAAGCAACCTCCCTTCGCATATTAAATTTTTGCGCAGTATTATATATTATACACTATCTTTGCTGTTGCTGTCATCATCTTTGTCGGAAGAAAGTTCAGTATTTTCTTGACTTTCGAGCTGCTCTTCATTTTCCTTTTGGGGATTGAGATATATCCCGAAGATGTAGTTTGTGTAGAAATTCTGGGCAAGCCCAATTATGCTTACCCATATTAAAGGATAAAGAAGTAGCAGTGGCATAAAAGGTATCACGAATAAAAGCAGTAGGAAAGGAAGTAGCCATAATGTTGCCAATAACAAAAACATTCCAATAGTATGAGGAAGTTTTAAAATGGTGAAGATAAAAGCATTTTTATAAATGTGTCTCACTTTCAGGTTGTATGTTACCATCATGGGATAGATGTATATGTGCATCATGAAATAGATAAAAAGTGTAAATACCAAAAAGTATTTTATAATTTCTACGCTGGGATATTTAAGACTTTGAACTGAATAAAATTGTATAGCTACAGAAAATATCCACAACACCAACAAATCTGTTACAAAACTTATTATTCCTTCCTTGAGGTTCTTTTTCGTATGTTCAAAAAAATCGCTTGTAACCCATGCATGTTCTTCTCTTGCAAAGTTTCTCACAATATACGTAAATCCTGCAGTTGTTGGCCCTATGCCAAACACCATAAACCCACTTAAAAGTGTCAATCCAAAAGCTGTCATCAAAAAACCCTGCAGTGACTGAATATCTTTTACATTTCCAGCTCCTTTTGTTACAGACTGAATAATAGGATAAATATAATTTGCAATAACAAGATAAAGCAATATCAGTATCGGCAATGAAACAAGAAAGTACAAAATATTTAGCCAGCACAGTTTCCAGAACTTCCTTGCAAGCACTTCAAAAAACACTATAAACTTTGATTTTGGAGGCTCGTTTTCCGGCACACCCGGACCAGGCTTTGTATAGTCAAAAAATCCAAAAAATCCTGCCACCAAAAACTTCCCCCTTACTCTGCCGTCTCAAGCTCAAATAAAATACTGTCAACCATCCTCTCAACTTCTTCAATGTCAAGACCTTTCGCAAGTCCAAGCTCGCTTACTAAAATCTGTTTTGCAGTGTTGAACATCATCTTTTCGTTTGTCGAAAGTCCTTTTACCTTTTCTCTCATTGCAAGCATCTTTAAAACTTCTACGACACAGTAAATATTTCCGCTCTTTAGCTTTTGCTGATTTTCTCTTATTCGCTTGTTATAATTTCCGCAGCTATTTATGTCAACCTTAAAACTGTTGTCTTTCAAAAGCTCAAATACCCTGTTTGCTTCCTCTTCAGAAATCACGTTCCGAATACCAATCTCTGATGCGCTTTTGACAGGAACTAGTACCTTCATTCCATTGTACAATATCTTTACCACATAATACTTCTGAACACTATCGAAAACCTTCTCCTCAACTATCTCAACTATCCTGCCTGCTCCATGCAAAGGGTGTATTATAGTATCTCCCACCTTATACATTCATTGCCACCCCATGCTATCTTACAATAACTTTACATAAATAAAGTATATCCAATTTAAAAGTTTTTGTCAAAAATTCTTCCTATCTGTCTTGACTATAAACATCGCTGTTTACATCTGAGGCTGCAGACGATGAAAAACCACTTTGGACTGAAGAATTCTGATCTTGATTTTCGTACAAGCTTTGTTGACTATTTGTGGGTGGCAAAGTTTGCTGACCTTCCAGTGCTTGCGAAGATTGCTGGGTCTGGGCAGTAGTATCCCCAGTTGAAGGATTTTCTGAATTTTGTGCAGGCAAGGAAGTATCAATTGAACTACTTTGCTTAGTTTGTCCTTCTGTTGTTTTCTGATGTTCTTGGTCTATAATCTGTGGATTTTTTTTCACGGTTTTTTGGGAAGAATTACTGGTTTTATGTTTTACAATCCGCGGTGTATATTTAAATCTGTCAGGAAGCTGAAGGTCTATTTCAATGTCATAGCCAAGTAGGTCCTTTACAAGCTTTTTTATCCCTTCATAATCTGGTTTCCAGTAGCTTACTCCCGCATAGTTAAAATAAGTGCCAGGAATGCTCTCAAATACTATATCTTCTTTGTTCATGCTCTGGGCAAAATAAGCAAGCGATGTTATCTGCTGAAGAGAAAGATTGGTAAAAAAGTGTTTTCTTATCTTCCAATATATTTCTGGCAATTTTATTATCTTATTGCTTTCTTTAAGCTGCTGGAAAACTGAAAGAATTAATTCTTTGTCTCTTTTAATTCTGTCTATGTCGCCACCAGGAGTTTTTCTCCAAAGAGCATAATAGAGAGTTTCTATACCATTCAGTTTCTGATACCCCGGTTTTAAATCAATGTCCACCCACTTTGTCTTTACCCTCACTGGCACCTCAACATTGACATAAACACCGCCCAATATGTTTACAACCTTTCTTATAGCATCAAGGTCAAATCCAACATAATAATCAATTGGCATCCCACCCAAGAGCTTGCTCACAGTTTCCATTG harbors:
- a CDS encoding 50S ribosomal protein L25/general stress protein Ctc; translation: MEPVLVYNRRDVFTKSNLNKLRKEGYIPAVAYGDDIKSLPGYVSKKEFEKLYHQKGLAGKIKISIDGKERTALIKEVQTHYTKGNIIHVDFQILSENKPIYVEVPIIFENAEILKSRGLVLQRQMDTVEIEGLPKDIPEHLVIDLMGYEKPTAIKLRDIKLPEGIKITEDLDEVVAVIDVSEITEEPEEKQEETSSNA
- a CDS encoding LCP family protein, with amino-acid sequence MNRARNKKIVISIIISILLICVAVGGYIYKVFVIDAKHIEKVFTKKSQVSKNSSLKYPFDDSSVNILIVGLDKASNRTVYDMHRTDTILFININFKDKKVRGISIPRDTLTQIYKVEKWDKINSAFGYGGGEKKEGFIYTMETVSKLLGGMPIDYYVGFDLDAIRKVVNILGGVYVNVEVPVRVKTKWVDIDLKPGYQKLNGIETLYYALWRKTPGGDIDRIKRDKELILSVFQQLKESNKIIKLPEIYWKIRKHFFTNLSLQQITSLAYFAQSMNKEDIVFESIPGTYFNYAGVSYWKPDYEGIKKLVKDLLGYDIEIDLQLPDRFKYTPRIVKHKTSNSSQKTVKKNPQIIDQEHQKTTEGQTKQSSSIDTSLPAQNSENPSTGDTTAQTQQSSQALEGQQTLPPTNSQQSLYENQDQNSSVQSGFSSSAASDVNSDVYSQDR
- a CDS encoding YesL family protein, with product MAGFFGFFDYTKPGPGVPENEPPKSKFIVFFEVLARKFWKLCWLNILYFLVSLPILILLYLVIANYIYPIIQSVTKGAGNVKDIQSLQGFLMTAFGLTLLSGFMVFGIGPTTAGFTYIVRNFAREEHAWVTSDFFEHTKKNLKEGIISFVTDLLVLWIFSVAIQFYSVQSLKYPSVEIIKYFLVFTLFIYFMMHIYIYPMMVTYNLKVRHIYKNAFIFTILKLPHTIGMFLLLATLWLLPFLLLLFVIPFMPLLLLYPLIWVSIIGLAQNFYTNYIFGIYLNPQKENEEQLESQENTELSSDKDDDSNSKDSV
- a CDS encoding CarD family transcriptional regulator, with protein sequence MYKVGDTIIHPLHGAGRIVEIVEEKVFDSVQKYYVVKILYNGMKVLVPVKSASEIGIRNVISEEEANRVFELLKDNSFKVDINSCGNYNKRIRENQQKLKSGNIYCVVEVLKMLAMREKVKGLSTNEKMMFNTAKQILVSELGLAKGLDIEEVERMVDSILFELETAE